The Raphanus sativus cultivar WK10039 chromosome 2, ASM80110v3, whole genome shotgun sequence genome includes a region encoding these proteins:
- the LOC130508236 gene encoding F-box protein At1g30790-like — MMERKGHEKGSRSILEPIPLDLKKKKKTRSRLTHHQKDVFCGDESRDNGVGSDKSPPGKKLHVILPFDMEVETLTRLPGKSLMKFLCVSKTWSSLIRSQRFVASYYAAKPSRFVAAFTNSVFGEPKRLFILSGEETCCSSSSSLVAKLDMTIPLVTLPFNVYKYFSVHGFMACKDGTTFIICNPSTRQFITFPCKATSTRLGYDPVGDQFKALTLLTSRYDHMHNPSLMCTHEVIRLGRGGVVSRSRFTSPPYRPFTAGLSINGFIYCGASVPVPVPNQEDTPSTRVFVVCFDVRKERILSFITTPKEVLVWKGFTSLIEYKGKLAVVVPNCLGCASFDRFDLWILEDVTKHEWSRQSFELPLPLPFTLGMGKRMISQGTNKAGEIVFSPAILPGRAQPFYVFYFNPVTNNMRRVRIHGVADTEEFWSRYGLTGTCCASFSPQHADSIALL; from the coding sequence ATGATGGAACGCAAGGGACATGAGAAGGGCAGCCGAAGCATCTTGGAACCGATCCCTCTtgatctgaagaagaagaagaagactagaTCGCGTCTGACCCATCACCAGAAAGACGTCTTTTGCGGAGATGAGTCAAGGGACAATGGCGTTGGTAGCGACAAGAGCCCCCCAGGTAAGAAGCTACATGTCATCCTCCCTTTTGATATGGAGGTGGAGACACTGACTAGATTGCCTGGAAAGTCGCTTATGAAGTTCCTATGCGTGTCCAAGACTTGGTCTTCCCTTATCCGAAGCCAAAGATTCGTCGCTTCTTACTACGCTGCCAAGCCTTCCCGTTTTGTAGCCGCTTTCACCAACAGTGTATTTGGTGAACCCAAGCGTCTGTTCATCTTGTCGGGAGAGGAaacttgttgttcttcttcttcttctttggttgcCAAGCTAGACATGACAATACCCTTAGTGACCTTGCCTTTCAACGTCTACAAGTATTTTTCCGTCCATGGCTTTATGGCTTGTAAAGATGGGACAACGTTCATTATATGTAACCCTAGCACGCGGCAATTCATTACCTTTCCCTGCAAGGCAACGAGCACACGCTTGGGATACGATCCTGTTGGTGATCAATTCAAAGCATTGACCCTGTTGACATCTAGGTATGATCATATGCATAACCCTAGTTTGATGTGCACGCACGAGGTTATAAGACTTGGAAGAGGAGGAGTAGTATCTCGTAGCCGATTTACATCCCCGCCTTATCGCCCTTTCACTGCCGGACTAAGCATCAATGGTTTCATCTATTGTGGTGCTTCTGTTCCAGTTCCAGTTCCAAATCAAGAAGACACTCCTTCTACTCGtgtgtttgttgtgtgttttgATGTTAGAAAGGAGAGGATACTAAGTTTTATCACAACGCCTAAGGAGGTCCTGGTTTGGAAGGGCTTTACATCATTGATAGAATACAAAGGGAAGCTAGCTGTCGTTGTACCAAACTGTTTGGGATGTGCTTCTTTCGACCGTTTTGATCTTTGGATACTGGAGGATGTGACGAAACATGAGTGGTCCAGACAATCATTTGAGCTTCCCTTGCCTCTTCCCTTCACTCTGGGGATGGGTAAGCGTATGATTTCCCAAGGAACCAACAAGGCCGGTGAAATCGTTTTCTCCCCAGCAATTCTGCCAGGCCGTGCCCAGCCCTTCTATGTTTTCTACTTCAACCCTGTCACGAACAACATGAGAAGAGTCAGGATCCACGGAGTCGCAGATACTGAAGAGTTCTGGAGCCGTTATGGACTCACTGGCACATGTTGCGCCTCTTTCTCACCCCAACACGCTGATAGTATTGCTTTATTATAa